The genome window TTCAACTTGTACAAACTTCTCTTTAGGCATGCTATCAAGTAGTGTCATTATGTTGTGGATTAAAGGTTGAGTATTAAGTTTATTAATTGCTGAAATGTGATAAATATTTTCAGTTTCGCCCAGCTCTTCTGCAATCGCTTCGCATAGCGCTTTTGCTTCATCTGCTGGTAATAAATCTATTTTATTAAACACTAACCAGCGTGGTTTTTCAGCTAATTTAGGACTGTATTGGTGTAGCTCGTTAATAATCGAGAATGCATTATCAACAGGGTTTGAACCATCTACCGGCATTACATCAATAATGTGCAATAACACACGACAACGCTCTAAATGCTTCAAGAAGCGAATACCTAGGCCTGCACCATCAGATGCACCTTCAATTAGACCCGGAATATCGGCTATAACAAATGATTTATTTGCTTCAGGACGTACCACACCTAAATTAGGAATAAGCGTCGTGAATGGGTAATCAGCTACTTTTGGTCTTGCTGCAGATACACTGCGGATAAACGTAGATTTACCTGCATTTGGTAATCCTAGTAAGCCTACATCAGCCAATAATAGTAACTCTAACTTTAAGTTACGTACTTCACCGGGTGTGCCCAATGTTTTTTGACGAGGTGCTCGGTTAGTACTTGATTTAAAACGTGCATTCCCCAAGCCGTGGAAACCACCTTTTGCAACCAAAATTCGTTGACCATCTTGAGTTAAGTCGCCAAGTCCCTCTTGGGTATCAACATCCATGATGCGCGTGCCTACAGGCACCATAACAAATAAGTCATCGGCTTTTCGGCCTGTACAGTTACGGCTACGACCGTTAGTACCACGTTCAGCTCTATGAAAGCGCTCAAACTGATAATCAATTAGGGTATTTAAGTTTTCATCAGCTTGTAGATAAACACTACCACCGTCTCCACCGTCACCGCCGTCTGGTCCACCATCTGGAACATATTTTTCACGACGGAAAGACACGATGCCGCTGCCACCGTCTCCAGCTTCTGCGCGAATTTCTACTTCATCTACAAACTTCATGATTACTCACTTTAGGGATTGGCTTGTTTAATAACTCTATTATATACCCAAGCCAACACAAATGCAGGCTTGGGTATATATTTTGACTGACTACAAAACAAAAAACCCCGCAAAGGCGGGGTTTTTAACTACCTTACTGATTACTCAGTTACGATAGTTACGTATTTACGGTTTAAAGGACCTTTTTGTTCAAACTGAACTTTACCATCTGCTTTTGCGAAGATAGTGTGGTCTTTACCGATACCTACGTTAGTACCAGGGTGGAAACGAGTTCCACGCTGACGAACAATGATGCTACCCGCTAGAACTGATTCGCCACCAAAACGCTTAACACCTAGGCGTTTGCTTTCTGAATCGCGACCGTTACGAGTACTACCAGCTGCTTTTTTATGTGCCATTTCTAAGTACCTCTAATTAAGCGCTAATGCTAGTGATTTTAACTTCAGTGAACCATTGACGATGGCCCATTTGCTTACGAGAATGCTTACGGCGTCTAAATTTAACAACCTTAATCTTCTCACCGCGACCATGTGAAACAACCTCAGCTGTTATCTTGCCACCGTTTACGAACGGTACACCGATCTCGATTTTCTCACCATC of Pseudoalteromonas arctica A 37-1-2 contains these proteins:
- the cgtA gene encoding Obg family GTPase CgtA; amino-acid sequence: MKFVDEVEIRAEAGDGGSGIVSFRREKYVPDGGPDGGDGGDGGSVYLQADENLNTLIDYQFERFHRAERGTNGRSRNCTGRKADDLFVMVPVGTRIMDVDTQEGLGDLTQDGQRILVAKGGFHGLGNARFKSSTNRAPRQKTLGTPGEVRNLKLELLLLADVGLLGLPNAGKSTFIRSVSAARPKVADYPFTTLIPNLGVVRPEANKSFVIADIPGLIEGASDGAGLGIRFLKHLERCRVLLHIIDVMPVDGSNPVDNAFSIINELHQYSPKLAEKPRWLVFNKIDLLPADEAKALCEAIAEELGETENIYHISAINKLNTQPLIHNIMTLLDSMPKEKFVQVEDEEVEFKWDTYHEKATKGKGNDDDWDDWDEDDYDVEVVYER
- the rpmA gene encoding 50S ribosomal protein L27 — protein: MAHKKAAGSTRNGRDSESKRLGVKRFGGESVLAGSIIVRQRGTRFHPGTNVGIGKDHTIFAKADGKVQFEQKGPLNRKYVTIVTE
- the rplU gene encoding 50S ribosomal protein L21, translating into MYAVFQSGGKQHRVTEGQTIRLEKLDVETGAAVEFDSVLLVADGEKIEIGVPFVNGGKITAEVVSHGRGEKIKVVKFRRRKHSRKQMGHRQWFTEVKITSISA